A genome region from Leptospiraceae bacterium includes the following:
- a CDS encoding transglycosylase domain-containing protein, which translates to MPKHKNPVISKKPNIFISILKNFFWNKKFFYISIFLLVLFIPWVPVLYFGAIIYFPYDETGKGRYMRITGPLVQYVGGEWVGSSQIPSACKKALVIAEDSEFYNHSGISFESIKSSFEYNRKQGRIISGASTISQQFIKNAFLSRNKTYVRKIREALGSILFNFLFSKDQQLTWYFNVVEFGPRVYGLTSAAKYYFKKNANSLDTRECITLVSFLPRPILFGNSYKKGIPPRAFLSRFQRIYSGIMPTPVKKEISPPKKEEIEEETE; encoded by the coding sequence ATGCCAAAGCATAAAAATCCTGTTATTTCCAAAAAACCGAATATTTTTATTTCAATATTAAAAAATTTTTTTTGGAATAAAAAGTTTTTTTATATAAGCATCTTTCTACTTGTTCTTTTTATTCCGTGGGTTCCGGTTTTGTATTTCGGAGCTATAATTTATTTTCCTTACGATGAGACTGGGAAGGGACGTTACATGAGGATCACTGGTCCATTGGTTCAGTATGTAGGCGGTGAGTGGGTTGGTTCGAGTCAAATTCCATCTGCCTGCAAAAAAGCGTTAGTAATCGCAGAAGATAGCGAGTTTTATAATCACAGTGGAATTTCTTTTGAAAGTATAAAATCTAGTTTTGAATACAATAGAAAACAAGGTCGGATAATTTCTGGTGCAAGTACGATTAGCCAACAGTTTATTAAAAATGCTTTTCTGAGTCGCAATAAAACTTACGTACGGAAAATACGAGAAGCGTTAGGTTCGATTTTATTTAATTTTCTATTTTCGAAAGACCAACAATTAACTTGGTATTTTAATGTGGTAGAGTTTGGACCGCGAGTGTATGGACTTACCTCGGCAGCAAAATATTATTTCAAAAAAAATGCGAATTCTTTGGATACTAGAGAATGTATCACTCTTGTCAGTTTTTTACCACGTCCAATATTGTTTGGAAATAGTTATAAAAAAGGAATACCTCCGAGAGCTTTTCTAAGTCGTTTTCAAAGGATATATTCTGGGATAATGCCAACTCCTGTCAAAAAAGAGATATCACCTCCAAAAAAAGAAGAAATAGAAGAAGAGACAGAATAG